A portion of the Eulemur rufifrons isolate Redbay chromosome 30, OSU_ERuf_1, whole genome shotgun sequence genome contains these proteins:
- the TEX13A gene encoding testis-expressed protein 13A, producing the protein MALKPEDPCGGFQHARVVAFVNEKMAEHVKGPEFYIENMFLSWEEVEDKLKDILEDEEMSSQAKEACAWGCLALGIRFARRREQLQGRRLQWLQDFSKLHRSAAEALASDLKELTAQREMEREDSAFRLRRAQANLAEVQKEQGVLRWKLFQAELKYHEQVKAQWAGTDRAHEEEEAAMAVAAGAAEGGREQRGVEAGATFTEAAQELNGGFLQLLGDTEENYTSGGEREGNLRSVETAMFSSSGIQEPQANTSGDLLPVQLPPSFTYTYSSPLTPFSAEPSLFPPAATVTAPPPPQMPPYWGACDTSLWSGVGYQGIDPQEPQRDRRDSEPHHQRTPVFRRPGDWDCPWCKAMNFSRREICFRCGRGIWLQGPQ; encoded by the exons ATGGCCTTGAAACCCGAAGACCCCTGTGGTGGGTTCCAGCATGCCAGGGTGGTGGCCTTCGTCAATGAGAAGATGGCCGAGCACGTGAAAGGCCCTGAGTTCTATATCGAGAATATGTTCCTGTCCTGGGAGGAGGTGGAAGACAAGCTCAAGGACATCCTGGAGGACGAAGAGATGTCCAGCCAGGCCAAGGAGGCCTGTGCCTggggctgcctggccctgggaATACGCTTCGCCCGCAGGCGGGAGCAGTTACAAGGGCGCAGGTTGCAGTGGCTGCAGGACTTCTCCAAACTGCACAGGTCGGCCGCGGAGGCCTTGGCCTCAGACCTGAAGGAGCTCACGGCGCAGCGGGAGATGGAGCGGGAGGATTCGGCCTTCCGGCTGCGGAGGGCTCAGGCCAACCTCGCCGAGGTGCAGAAAGAGCAGGGCGTGCTGAGATGGAAGCTCTTTCAGGCC GAGCTGAAGTATCACGAACAGGTAAAAGCCCAATGGGCTGGGACAGACAGAGCacatgaggaggaagaggcagcgaTGGCGgttgctgctggtgctgctgaaggaggaagagagcagAGGGGTGTCGAGGCAGGGGCTACCTTCACAGAGGCTGCACAGGAGCTGAATGGAGGCTTCCTGCAGCTTCTCGGAGATACGGAGGAAAATTACACctctggaggggagagggagggaaatctCAGGTCAGTGGAAACAGCCATGTTTTCTTCCTCTGGGATCCAGGAGCCCCAGGCCAACACCTCAGGGGACCTCCTTCCTGTCCAGCTCCCTCCTTCATTCACATACACATACTCATCCCCTTTGACCCCCTTCTCAGCTGAACCGAGtctattcccaccagcagcaacGGTCACAGCACCACCTCCCCCTCAGATGCCTCCCTACTGGGGGGCCTGTGATACTAGCTTGTGGTCTGGTGTGGGGTACCAGGGAATAGACCCTCAAGAACCCCAAAGAGACAGGAGAGACTCCGAACCCCATCACCAGAGAACTCCAGTATTTCGCAGGCCCGGAGACTGGGATTGCCCTTGGTGTAAAGCCATGAATTTTTCACGGAGGGAAATTTGCTTCCGCTGTGGGAGGGGAATCTGGCTGCAAGGCCCTCAGTGA